From the genome of Podarcis raffonei isolate rPodRaf1 chromosome W, rPodRaf1.pri, whole genome shotgun sequence:
accaaatttaaatcgttgtttttttttgtaattttagcttcttgctcctactcacgggtagttgctttcagtcccaattgtccagaaaggaatcggcgctctccaaccctggcttgcggcttcaccccgcgaagagggtagacgactctcagctccacgccgctcacccctgctccgttcagaagcctttaaaaaggctcctttgcagtcggggggggcgcaaatggagcccgccgagtctccaagctcacaggcttcaccgcctgtgatttcttcgggtctccgcttcgccgcagcggccagacccaagcttcgcggagccggttccctccggagctcagagggaacctgccattagtcgctggcgccgaccggaagtccacTTTTGCTGAGCTTCTCACTCTGTGGTGTCTCCACCCACATGTCAGACCCAAAAACCCTAAGGTGTTTGACAAAAGGCTCTTTCTGGAACAGTTTCTCATAGGGTGTGCATTTGACAGCTTTGGAGTATCTCCTGTTATAAGAATACACATAGCAATTCAGAGATTCAACCCAAAACTCATTTGGCAAGCCTGCACTAAGCAGTAACGCTCTCATGGCTTTTTGTAACTCCATGTTTACCCTTACACATAAATTGGTGTTCCATGAAGACTCCTGGGTAGCAACTTTGTGCTTCATCCCTTGTGCAGCCAGGAAACTTCCAAATTCCTGTGAAACAAAATCCTGTTTCTgacctgtgaaaagacaatcaatttGCACATCATGGACAGATTTTACCCATGCACAAAATTCATTGAACGTTGTCAACACTTGATTTCTCTTCTCTAGCATATAGACCCATGCATATTTAGAATGAGAATCAACCAAAATCAGGTAATACTTGGCATTGCCTCTAGAGGGTGATAGAGGACCCACCTGCTGAAAAGCCGTTTTGCCTTTCAAAGCCACATTGACTCTTACCTCTTGTGTCACATTATCATTACATTAATCATTATCAAATGAAAGTAAATACAAGCCGTCTTCATTGTAAGCATTTGGCATTGAAACGGGGAGGTTCaatacaggaagtccgcctccgccttttgtaaatagactgaagcaatgaggttgcaagctgaagtcttggaaagccttttgtaaaagactaaatTTCCATCAGCAAAGAACATTAAAcccccccttggaggcaggagaagagggggggaagtggtggactgAATATGCCTGTAGGAGAGAGCGAAGAGAGCTAAAATACCgccgctctgaccctggaaacgggctgctagcaggattgatgtcttttggaatgttcattgacagcgttTAGAACGTTCATTGACAGTTAGCTAAACAAGagaatacattgtttctactgtctccggctgttttttaaaaaaggagtaaaagtaactgaaaactgaaactaactttggattattGGAACTGTGTTTAAAAGAGGACATTACTGACTAATGTCAGTAATGAAAtcaggcttggatttcacattttactgctgttttttatgatcaccaagtttgtaaaaaggaaaattttaaattttctctggcaaaaaccacacaatttcaaattactgttgaggagatgaaaaggataatctttttgtttaagcaagggaaatcacctggtatggatggcattccaatagacctgttgagattagatgtagaatgatgggccaataaacttgtaccgctttttaattctatctatcactcagccctTGTACCTAAGTcatggaacaactcaatagtggtaccgatctttaaaaaaggtgataggaattgccaagagaactacaggcctataagtttgttaccatgcataagtaaaatctatgccaaatctctgcttattaaattggaagaatggatgctgacaaaaggtctacctggtaaagagcaggctggttttaaggcaggctcgtcaactcttgaccagtgtctagtgttaagtcatcttgtggataaatatgtcatgagaaataaacgaaaactctttgtggcatttgtggatttaaaaagtgcctttgattcggtcgaccgcaacaaactatggactaaactagaacaccttggtatcgacccatatctacttacactgattcaaagtttacattctaataaccaaatatatgttaaagtatcaaaagatggtagacttgcaggtcctattctgaataatcgaggagttaggcaaggctgtatcttggcccctaccctatttaatctatttttatctgacctaccattatttcttcaaaatgcaaccactcatactccttatttaaacaatagcccactctttttattactttatgcagatgatgctgtcattatttcactctctgtttggggtttaaaaaaattatttaagagtttctcaaactactgctctctcaataatctcaaaattaattatgataagacaaagattgtgcaattcagaaagagagggaacccaaaaggctgtataattaatggacatctaatacaggaagttaagcacttcaattatctgggaatcacattcaaaaataatatgaattggaatacacatatatgtgctgcaatagttaaggccaaagtgacagcccaccatattaaatcttattttttttctccagtaggaaacagatttattccagctgtattgcaagtgattgacatgaaactctgtgcccaacttctatacggcacaccagtgtggatttcaggtgacctcaagaggttggataaatttcacgcatcccttttgaggtcattattaggacttgcaaactctgtaaaatatgaaacaatatgttgtgagctgggaatactgcctttatcagtaagagcatggctgaggaccttgaaatattggatcttcctccattatagagccctatcccctaattctatactttacgatcttttaagtgatagtgcaatctacaatctatcagtgatttgtaggagaaaactggattcgatagggctcactctaactgattttgaaatctctgatcccaaagatatatgggaaattatcaggaagaccctcacagaaaaaagtgttctcgccatgcttgaggttgcaaagcacagcacctgctctcctatccacctaaatctccctttgtgtagagatttccaaaagggatacatgacaaatctgaagaaacatgaatcatgtaggctgtttatgttggccagatttaacatgtttccctcggcggtagtgagaggaagatacttagctatcccagaatcagagcgtctctgtaaatgcagaaaacaggaacccgatactctagagcatatattcttttcctgtgattttggcagctatgccagaagacaattatttgaggccctaaaatttaatagacagttttttacacaaccaactgttcaggacctgctggcggacagcgatgatcaaattactttaatagcagctgaatttttaagtgctgtccatgaagaaagaatgggccatgataaagagacttagtggtttttaatggtaggtgatgttgctgtgttgtattatattatttatgtacatcgatttatttcttggagttaagaataggactgggataaattgtgttcgctgagcccgtattttatacagtctgtatatgatgtttgtttgttaatgtgaggtgtgatatgcctaataaaggattttgaatttgaatttgaatttaatacaaatagaaactgtttccccctagtggaagCTTTTGAAACTGGTTGCTTTacaagagctgggctaggggaacttccagctgcaagataaaaaactgtgagactctgggattgaccttgaatcttttaagtgttatggcaaatggaaaggaaaaaacagaccAGTCAACTGCTGGAAAAACATTAAGGTCTGGGAGGACTTGGCAGCAACCCAGGAGAGGCTCAACATCAGGCCTCCCTGCCTCTTCGGCAGCTGCTTCTGTACCAGTACACTCAAAACCAAGAGGAATGtcaacagaagaggccttagtggttgcattagTGAAGATAAAcgattcactggaacagcttcacaagaaaacaGACGTGATAAATGCGAAAGTGGatgctgcaaatattaaaatcgACTTAATTGcagaaagtataaataatctgggacaaaatgtgaataccaatacagaaaccatccagaaattgatacaggaatctactttgatacggcaaactgcggatgaagccagggagaaagccgttgctgctgaatgtaaagcaacacaactggagagagagagagtcccagccCTACAGAGGCAACTTGATGAACATAAGTTGACGCTTGttatgattgaacttaaagaaaaacagacgaatttgaggatcagagccctacctgaattggaaaaggaaagcttgacagagtttcaggaggagacaggactaacattggttgagaaagagaggtactctcaaattgtggagccctgataaagttcgggaatggatctttgaaaaagatgcctttttggactccactaagataaaaaactctgggttttcctactggttcccccgagtaaaagcagtcaaaatctgtgccaactacttggtggagctcactgatcccacccttcggagggcttttactatggcacggtttcaaacattgccaactgcttatttgaccggtagatacacaaaaaccccagtagaacatcgtttatgtccttgccttatgaaaattaaagaggatcttacacattacctcctctattgccccatttactcgggctttagagacgcattgctgcaaattatacccaactctataaccagtcctgaagatagagtaaaattttcgttagttgatgcaaacccacgcattacccatgtggtagcggtttttgtgatgaaggccatgaaagccagggaaagatttatggacgacaatgtaaagaccccttcatcgtctgtttaactcgttgctcgttttccctccttttatattttgtgggaagaaggttttgttggcatagtatgtaatgaattttaatgtttttaactattgtagtgttgatgtttgtgcacaggcatggtcctcacaataaatggatttgactttgagaaagagaggtattTGGGGGTTAGCGTGACTGCGaaaaatgtgaatctatttaaggataattgtgaaggacgttggattgaagtgaagggggatttggaaatatggacaaatttgaagttgTCATTGTTGGGCCGAGTTGCTGTGGTGGGGATGAGTGTTGCTGTGTTGCCggggatgttgcttttgtttcaaacattgcaagtttcggatgggatggattgtttcaggaggtggcaaAGGGATgtttccagatttgtttggcagggcaagaagcctcgagtaaaatttaagatattgactgatgccaaagaaggaggtggatttgccctgccagaccttaaactttgttgtgaaccagctgctttttgctggctgagagaatggctgcttcttgaaaacactgaagtgttggataatggcagatgaagttgatggactatatggaattggcggaaatgactggcaaaatccgagaccagggagaagagtcggtggaagaagactggaaaaagtttaaagactatttacagaaatattggaaaattaatcaatgttagaagaatgttggaatgaagttatatggtttTAGTAGAAAtattataaggaattaagtataaatagattaatagaatattaaaggaaaaaataaggctagaatgtgttaagataattataggatagaaaacagaggaagatggaaaggaattgctgaaacaattaatagaagtggaatacaaaaagggaggtgtgaggaggtcgttgaaataagtgaatgaaagataagatattgaaaatgtttgaggtgttctaaactgtttttgtttgtttttgttctgttttgttagtttaatgtgttagtgttatgtagtgtttttgtattgtattgttctttttttgtagtgtttaaatggttggaaaagcaataaatattataaaaaaataataataaagcaagtgCCTGGGTAGAGCTAGACTTGGCACGATTCTTGCCACTGGCCCCTCCTGCCCCGGAGCTCTTGGGCTTCTTGCCGTTCCTGCAGTTCTTCTGCAGGTGGCCCTCTTTCCCACACTTCCACCACCATAGGGCTTTCAAAGCAACAGCCTCCCCTGTACCTTCCACTGCTGTGAGGGGTGCTTTTGTGGCTTTGGCCTCCCCCTCATCAGCTGCAAGCGCCATCTGGCAGTCAGACTCATTCAAGAGCGTTGAGCAGACTCTCTGAACAGTCAAATCAGCAGCTGGCAGAGCTCCAAGCTGTGATGCCACAACCGCATACAATGCATACGATGCATCCATGCTGTTGATAATCATAAAACAAAAGAGCGACTCCGGAAGTTCAAACTCCCT
Proteins encoded in this window:
- the LOC128406054 gene encoding uncharacterized protein LOC128406054, with translation MANGKEKTDQSTAGKTLRSGRTWQQPRRGSTSGLPASSAAASVPVHSKPRGMSTEEALVVALVKINDSLEQLHKKTDVINAKVDAANIKIDLIAESINNLGQNVNTNTETIQKLIQESTLIRQTADEAREKAVAAECKATQLERERVPALQRQLDEHKLTLVMIELKEKQTNLRIRALPELEKESLTEFQEETGLTLVEKERYLGVSVTAKNVNLFKDNCEGRWIEVKGDLEIWTNLKLSLLGRVAVVGMSVAVLPGMLLLFQTLQVSDGMDCFRRWQRDVSRFVWQGKKPRVKFKILTDAKEGGGFALPDLKLCCEPAAFCWLREWLLLENTEVLDNGR